GCGGGTGGTCAATGACGTGTACATCCACGATCGCTCAACCTACCGGTCCGTCGCCTGGGACGGTGCGGGTGCGGTCGGACCAGCGATGCCGCTCACGCCGGACCCGCCTCGACGAGACCGCGTGAGCAAGATCACGCAACGGTCCGGTGCGTAGACTTCGGGGCATGACGGCGACAACGACGTCGGCCCGGTCGGAGCTCTCCGAGCTGGGACGATCCGAGACCGCTCTGCGGACCTTCCTGCACGGCCTGCCCGGCGTGGACCAGGTCGGCGCGGAGCAGCGGGCGGCGCAGCTCGGCACCCGCTCCATCAAGACCACCGCCAAGGCACAGGCGATCGACCTGGCGATCCGGATGGTGGACCTGACCACCCTCGAAGGGGCGGACACCCCGGGCAAGGTGCGCGCGCTGGCCGCGAAGGCGGTTCGCCCGGACCCGGCCGACCCGTCCTGCCCGCACGTCGGCGCCGTCTGCGTCTACCCCGCGATGGTCCCGTACGTGGCGGAGGTGCTGCGCGGCAGCGGCGTGCACCTGGCCAGCGTGGCGACCGCCTTCCCGTCGGGCCAGGCACCGCTGGAGATCAAGCTCGCCGACACCCGGGCCGCCGTCGCGGCCGGCGCCGACGAGATCGACATGGTGATCAACCGGAGTGCCTTCCTGTCCGGCCGCTACAAGGAGGTCTACGACGAGATCGTGGCCACCAAGGAAGCCGCCGGGGACGCCCACCTCAAGGTGATTCTGGAGACCGGCGAGCTGGCCACCTACGACAACGTGCGCCGGGCCTCCTGGCTGGCGATGTTGGCCGGCGGCGACTTCATCAAGACCTCCACCGGCAAGGTCCCGATCGCCGCGACGCTGCCGGTGAGCCTGGTGATGCTGGAGGCGGTCCGCGACTTCCGGGCCGCCACCGGGCGGCAGGTCGGCGTGAAGCCGGCCGGCGGCATCAAGACCACCAAGGACGCGATCAAGTACCTGGTGATGGTCAACGAAACCGTCGGCGCGGACTGGCTCGACCCGGACTGGTTCCGCTTCGGCGCGTCCAGCCTGCTCAACGACCTGCTGATGCAGCGCACCAAGCTGACGACCGGCACCTACTCCGGTCCCGACTACTTCACACTGGACTGAGCCGATGTTCGAGTACGCACCCGCCCCCGAGTCCCGCTCGGTGGTGGACCTCAAACCCACCTACGGGCTGTTCATCGACGGCACGTTCGTCGACCCGACCGACGGCGGCAGCTTCAAGTCGATCAACCCCGCCTCCGAGGAGGTGCTGGCCGAGGTCGCTGAGGCCGGCGCGCAGGACGTGGAGCGCGCGGTGCGCGCCGCCCGGAAGGCGTACGAGAAGGTCTGGGGTCCGATGCCGGGCCGGGACCGGGCCAAGTACCTGTTCCGGATCGCCCGACTCATCCAGGAGCGTTCCCGCGAGCTGGCCGTGCTGGAGTCGCTGGACAACGGCAAGCCGATCAAAGAGTCCCGGGACGTCGACCTGCCGCTGGTCGCCGCGCACTTCTTCTACTACGCCGGCTGGGCCGACAAGCTGGAGCATGCCGGTTTCGGGGCGAACCCCCGGCCGATCGGTGTCGCCGCGCAGGTCATCCCGTGGAACTTCCCGCTGCTCATGCTGGCCTGGAAGATCGCTCCGGCGCTGGCCGCCGGCAACACGGTGGTGCTGAAGCCGGCCGAGACCACCCCGCTGACCGCGCTGCTCTTCGCCGAGATCTGCCAGCAGGCCGAGCTGCCGGCCGGCGTGGTCAACATCATCACCGGAGCCGGCGACACCGGCCGGGCGCTGGTTGAGCACCCCGGCGTGGACAAGGTGGCCTTCACCGGCTCCACCGACGTCGGGCGGGCCATCGCCCGGTCGGTCGCCGGCACCCGCAAGAAGCTCACGCTGGAGCTGGGTGGCAAGGCCGCCAACATCGTCTTCGACGACGCACCGATCGACCAGGCGGTCGAGGGGATCGTCAACGGCATCTTCTTCAACCAGGGGCACGTCTGCTGCGCCGGCTCCCGGCTGCTGGTCCAGGAGAACGTGGCCGACCGGGTGCTGGAGTCGCTGAAGCGGCGGATGGCCCAGCTTCGGGTCGGCGACCCACTGGACAAGAACACCGACATCGGCGCGATCAACTCCGCCGCCCAGTTGGAGCGGATCCGCGAGCTGTCCGACGCCGGCTCCGCCGAGGGCGCCGAACGCTGGTCGCCGCCGTGCGAGCTGCCCGACCGCGGCTTCTGGTTCGCGCCGACCATCTTTACCGGCGTCACCCAGGCGCACCGGATCGCCCGCGAGGAGATCTTCGGCCCGGTGCTGTCGGTGCTCACCTTCCGCACCCCGGCCGAGGCCGTGGAGAAGGCCAACAACACGCCGTACGGGCTCTCGGCGGGGATCTGGACCGACAAGGGTTCCCGGATCCTCTGGATGGCCGACCGGCTGCGCGCCGGGGTCGTCTGGGCCAACACGTTCAACAAGTTCGACCCCACCTCGCCGTTCGGCGGCTACAAGGAGTCGGGCTACGGTCGCGAGGGCGGCCGGCACGGGCTGGAGGGGTACCTCAATGTCTGAGCGGGTCGCGGTACGCAAGACGTACAAGCTCTTCATCGGCGGGAAGTTCCCGCGCAGCGAGTCGGGACGGTCGTATCTCGTGCAGTCCTCGAATGTGTCACTGGCCTCCCGCAAGGACGCCCGGGACGCGGTGGTCGCCGCCCGCGCCGCCGTGAAGGGCTGGGCCGGAGCGACCGCGTACAACCGGGGTCAGATCCTCTACCGTGCCGCCGAGATGCTGGAGGGCCGCCGCGAGCAGTTCGTCGCCCTCGGCGTGCCCGGCGACGAGGTGGACGCGGCGGTGGACCGCTGGGTCTGGTACGCCGGCTGGGCCGACAAGCTCGCCCAGGTGTACGGCGGGGCCAACCCGGTCGCCGGGCCGTACTTCAACATCTCCGCGCCCGAGCCGACCGGCGTGGTCGCGGTGGTCGCACCGGAGCGCCCGGCGCTGCTCGGCCTGGTCAGCGTGATCGCCCCGGCGATCGTCACCGGCAACACGGTGGTGGTGGCGGCGTCGGCGACCGAGCCGCTGGCGGCGGTGACGCTGGCCGAGGTGCTGGCCACGTCCGACCTGCCCGGCGGGGTGGTGAACATCCTCACCGGCCGGATCACCGAGACCGCGCCGACGCTGGCCGCGCACATGGACGTCAACGCGATCGACCTCAGCGGGGTCACCGACGCCGAGTTGGCGGCCGACCTGGAGGTCAAGGCGGCGGAGAACCTGAAGCGGGTGCTCCGTCCGGCCTCGGCCGACCACGACTGGTCCGCCGATCCCGGGGTGGTGCGGATGACGACGCTGTTGGAGACGAAGACGGTGTGGCACCCCAAGGGGGTGTGATCGGTCGGTTCCGGCTGTGGGGTTTCGGGGGGAGCCCGCCCGGGTGTTTCATCTCGCTGGCCGGTGCCCCGGGTTGGGTCACCGGCCAGCGGCGTGATGGCGGAGCGGCCTGGATTCCACGCCACTCACCACTTCAAGTCCGCGCAACTTCAGCGAAGTTACTGCCTCTGGGGCGTCTGATGCAGCAACTTCCCCGTTGTTGTGCGGATCTTGGCCGGCTCGTCGGGCCTTTCGCGGTGATCATGAGATTGGCCGGGTGTTTGATCTCGGCGGGGCACGTCAACCTCATGATCACGCGCGGGAGCGGGGCCGGGGCGGGGAGCGGGAGCGGGGCCGGGGCGGGGAGTGGGGGCCGGGGCCGGTGGCGTGGTTCGGGGTGGGCTTGCGGGGTGGGGGGTCTACTACCGGGGGTAGGATTGCGGGGTGACTCGGTTGGGCGATCTTGAGCGTGCGGTTATGGACGTGCTGTGGGACGTGGTCCCGGGCACGTCGGACGGGGTGACCGTGCGCGAGGTGGCCGACGCGCTCGACGGCCGCGAGCTGGCGTACACCACGGTGATGACCGTGCTGGACCGGCTCGCCGGCAAGGGGATGGTGCAGCGGGAGCGGGAGGGCCGCGCCTGGCGGTACCGGCCGGCGGCCAGCCGTGAGGCGCACATCGCCCAGCTCATGCTCGACGCGCTCGACCTGGGCGGCAGCCGCGACGCGGCGCTGGTGCGCTTCGCCCGCTCGGTGACCGGCACCGAGGCCGAGGTGCTGCGCGCGGCCCTGGGGAGCGAGGCCGGGCTGGCCGGGCCGGGCTCGACCGAGGCCGGTGCCGGTGCCGAGTTGACCGATCGGGTGGACGGGCCGGCGGGCCGACGGCCGGCCGGCGAGGCAGCGGAGCGGTAGGGCGCGCGCCATGGCCTACGCCGTGCACTTCGCCGCCACCATGCTGGCCTGCTATCTGACCGCTCAGGTGCTGGCCCACTCCACCTGGACCTGGCGCAGCCCCCGGGTGGCGATCGTGTGCTGGCAGGCGGTCGGGTTGGCGCTGGGCCTCTCGGCGATGGGCCTGCCGATGGCGCTCGGGGTGGCCGCCTACGACCTGCCGACCGGGAGCGCGCTGCTCGCCCTGGCCACCGACCTCGCCCACGGCACGCTGCCGGTCGGGGTGACAGCCTTCCACCTGGCCGGCGTGGGAGTGGGCTTCGGCATCGGCGCGGTGCTGGTCACCACGACCGTGCGCAGCATCCACGGCACGTTGCGCGCCCAGCGTCGGCACCGGGACCTGCTCACCCTGGTCGCCCGGAACGACCCGGCCGCGCCCGGCGCGCTGGTGCTGGACCATCCGAGCGCGGCCGCGTACTGCCTGCCGGGGGTGAAGCCGCAGGTGGTGGTCAGCGCGGGCACGCTGAGTCTGCTGGACCGGGCCGAGCTCGCGGCGGTGCTCAGCCACGAGCGTGCGCACGCCAACGAGCGGCACGACCTGGTGCTGTTGCCGTTCACCGCGCTCTGCCGCGCGTTGCCGTGGTTCCGCTGGGTCCGGGACGCGCACGAGCGGGTCGCCCTGCTGGTCGAGATGCGTGCCGACGACAAGGCGCGCGAGCTGCACGCCGAGGCGCCGCTGGCGGGCGCGCTGCGCCGGTTCGCCGCCGCGGGTCACCGGATCACCCCGGCCGGCGCGCTGGGTATGGGCGACCGCGACCTGGACGTACGCGTGCAGCGGCTGCTGGTGAGCGACCGGCCGCCGCGGGTGCTCGGGGCCACCGCTCTCGCGGTCGCCACCATGCTGGTCGCGCTCCCGATCACCCTCTTTCTGAGCTGACCGCAGCGGCCGCACGGCCCGAGTCGCGGCCATAACTCCCCACGGGCACCCCTCCACGTTGAGGATCAGACCCCCCACAACTACTACGCCTTGTCGTAGAGTTACCTACGACAAGGCGTAGTAACTTACCTGTAGGCAAGCTACGTGTAGGGTGGCTACGACAAGGCAGCCAACCATACGGAGAGCGGTCATGGACACCCTGCTCCTCGCCCGCCTGCAGTTCGCCACCACCACGTCGATCCACTTCCTGTTCGTGGTCGTCACGCTCGGGCTGGTCACCCTGCTGGTCGGGATGCAGACCGCCTGGGTGCTCACCGGCAACCCGAAGTGGGAGCGGCTCACCCGGTACTGGGGCCAGCTCTACGTGATCAACTACGTGCTGGGCATCGCCACCGGCATCGTGATGGAGTTCCAGTTCGGGCTGAACTGGAGCGGCCTGTCGCGCTACGTCGGCAACGTCTTCGGCGCGCCGCTGGCCATCGAGACACTTGTGGCGTTCTTCCTGGAGTCCACCTTCCTCGGGATGTGGATCTTCGGCTGGCACCGGCTCCGCAAGGGCGTCCACCTCGCGCTGCTCTGGGGCGTGGCGCTCACCGCGTACGCCTCGGCGTTCTGGATCATGGTGGCGAACTCCTGGCTCCAGCACCCGGTCGGGTACGAGGTGCGCGACGGCATCGCCCACCTCACCGACTTCGGCGCGCTGCTCACCAATCCCACCCTCGGCATGGCGTTCGGGCACGTGGTCTCGGCCGCGCTGCTGGTCGGCGGGATGCTGATGGCGGCCGTCAGCGCCTGGCACCTGATCCGGCGCACCCCGGACTTCGTGCTCTTCCGCACGTCGCTGCGGATCGGCCTGGTCACCGCGGCGCTGGCGATCACCCTGGTGCAGGGCTTCGGGTTCGCGCAGTTCGGGCCGGTCGGCGAGGTGCAGCCGACCAAGTTCGGCCAGGGCCCGGAAGCCCAGGAACTGATCACCGAGTGGACGGCGCGGTTCGGCCCCGGCGACTACACCCCACCCGTGCTGGCCAACGTCGGGCTGGGCTTCATGATCCTGATCGGCTTCACGCTCGGCTGCGTCTGGCTGCTGCTCCCGCTGCTCTTCCGGGACTGGATCATCCGGCTGCGCTTCCCGCTCTGGCTGGTCCTGCTCGCCCTGCCGCTGCCGTTCGTGGCGGTGATCCTCGGCTGGATCGCCCGGGAGGTCGGCCGCCAGCCCTGGGTGGCGTACGGGCTGCTCCCCACCGATCAGGCGGTCTCCCCGGTCGGCGCACCGGTGATGCTCGCCTCACTGATCGGCTTCAGCCTGCTGCTGGGCACCCTCGCCGTCACCAACTGGGTGCTGCTCGCCCGGCACGCGGCCGGCGGCGCGGGCGACCCGCCGCTCGGCCGCCCGCCGGCAGCGGCAAACGAGCCGGCTCACCCCGAACCCGCCCTGGCCTGAGGAGATCACCGTGGACCTCGCCTGGTACGCCCTGCTCGGCCTCTTCTTCGGCGCCTACCTGGTGCTCGCCGGCTACGACTACGGCGTCGGGCTGCTGCTCGCCCGCGGCGGTGGCCCGGCCGGACGACGGGCCGCGCTCACCGCGCTCGGCCCGTTCTTCCTCGGCAACGAGGTCTGGCTGGTGGCCGCCGTGGGCATCCTCTTCGGAGCCTTTCCGGTACTGGAGGGCGAACTGCTCTCCGGGTGCTACCCGGCGGTCGCCGGCGCGCTGGCCGGTGTGGTCCTGGTGACCGCCGGAGTGCAACTGCGCAGCCGGCCGACCGACGAGCGGATCCGGGCCCGCTGGGACCGGGTGGTGGTGGTCGGCAGCGTGCTCGCCGCGCTGGGCTGGGGCGTGCTGCTGGCCGCGCTGCTGCAGGGCGTGCCCCGCGCGGCCGACGGGCACGTCGTCGGGGTGTCGCATCTGGCCACCCCGTTCGCGGCCGCCGCCGGGCTGGCCATGGTCGCTCTGGTCGCGGTGCATGGTGCGACGTTCCTCACCCTGCGACTGCCGACCGCCGACGCCGCAGTGGTCGGCCGGTCGGCCCGCCGGCTGGTGCCGGTGGCGCTCACCGCGGTCGCCCTGGCCACCGTCGTAGGGCTGCTCTCCGCCCGGGTACGCGACGCCGTCCAGCGGCCGGCGGTGGCCGTACTGCTGCCGCTGCTGCTGGCGGCGGCGCTACTGCTGGCCCGCGCGGCGTTGGACCGGCGGCGGCCGGGATGGGCCCTGGTCGCCACCGGCGCGGCTCTGGCGCTGCCGGTGGCGCTGGTCGGCGCGGCCCTCTGGCCCTACGTGCTGGTGTCCACGACGGACCCGGGCGCCTCGCTGACGGTGGCCGACGCCGCCGCCAGCGCGCCGACGCTGCGGCTACTCGGCTGGGTGGCGCTGCCGCTGCTGCCGGCCCTACTAGGCTTCCAGGCGATGTGTTGGTGGGTTTTCCGGGGACGGACCGACGGCAGGGCACCGGTGTACTGGTGAACCGCCGTCCCTTCGACCCGCGACTGCTGCGCCGGGTCCCCGCGGCCCGGCGCGACCTCGCCGTGCTCGTCGTGCTCGGCGTGCTCGCCGCCGGGTTGATCGTGGCGCAGGCCACCGCGCTGGCAGCGGTGCTGGCCACCGCCGTCGACGGCCGCCTGGACCGGCCTGCGCTGGCCGGCTTCGCGGTGGCGGTCGCCGCCCGTTCGGCACTGGTCTGGGCGCAGGGCACGGTCTCGGCGCGGGTAGCCGCCACGGTCAAGGCCGCGCTGCGGGCCGACCTGCTCGGCGCGGTGGGCCGGCACGGGCCGGGTTGGGTTGCCGGGCAACGGGCCGGCCAACTCGCCACGCTGGCCGGGCGCGGCCTGGACGCGCTGGACGCGTACTTCACCGGGTACCTGCCCCAGCTGGTGCTCAGCGTGACGGTGCCGGTGGCGGTGCTCGCCCGGGTCGTCTTCGCCGACTGGGGCTCCGCGGTGATCATCGCGCTGACCCTGCCGCTGATTCCGGTCTTCGGCGCGCTGCTCGGCTGGCAGGCGCAGGCCGCCACGGAGCGGCAGTGGCGCCGACTCGCCCTGCTGGGCGGGCACTTCCTGGACATGGTCGCCGGGCTGCCCACGCTGCGGGCGTTCGGCCGGGCCCGGGCGCAGACCGAGGTGGTCCGCCGGATGGCCGACGGGCACCGGGTCGCCACCATGAAGACACTGCGGATCGCGTTCCTCTCCGCGCTGGTGCTGGAGCTGGTCGCCACCCTCTCCGTGGCCCTGGTCGCGGTGCCGGTCGGCATCCGGCTGCTCGGCGGGGGGCTGGCCCTGCAGACCGCGCTGCTGGTGCTGCTGCTCACCCCGGAGGCGTACCTGCCGCTGCGGGCCGCCGGCAGCCGCTTCCACGCCAGCATGGAGGGGCTCACCGCGCTGGACGAGGCGCTCACCATCTCCGCCGCGCCCGCCGCACCCCGGGCCGCCGAGGGCGCGGCCATCCCGGACGGGCGGGGCGAGATCCGCTTCGAGTCGGTGACAGTGGCGTACGAGCGGACCACCGCGCTGCGCGACGTGACGCTTACCGTCCGGCCCGGTCAGCGGATCGCCATCATCGGGCCCAGCGGCGCCGGCAAGAGCACCCTGCTCGGCCTGCTGCTCGGCTTCGTGACCCCGACCAGCGGCCGGATCACCGTGGACGGGGTCGACCTGGCCGCCGCCGACCCTGATGCCTGGCGCCGCCAGCTCGCCTGGGTGCCGCAGCGGGCCCACCTCTTCGCCGCCTCGCTGGCCGACAACATCCGGCTCGGCGCACCGGACACCCCGCCCGACGCGCTCGCCAGCGCCGTACACGACGCGGCCCTGGACGACGTGGTGGCCGGCCTGCCGGATGGGCTGGAGACGGTGCTCGGTGAGCGTGGGCACGGCCTCTCCAGCGGGCAGCGGCAACGGGTGGCCCTGGCCCGGGCGTTCCTGCGGGACGCCCCGGTGGTGCTGCTCGACGAGCCCACCGCCCGACTCGACACCGCAGCCGAGGCGGTGGTGCTCGACGCCACCCGCCGGCTGGTCGCCGGGCGGACCGCGCTGCTGGTCGCGCACCGGCCGGCGCTGCTGGCCGACGCCGACCGGATCCTGCGGATCGAGGACGGCCGGGTCACCGAGCTGACGCCCGAGCCGACCGGGAAGGTGGCCCGATGAACGCCGCATCCGAGCCGCTGGCCGGCGGGCGGGGCCCACTGGACGAGCCACCGGAACCGCTGGTCGACGCGGTGCCGACCGGGCGGGCGACCGCCGAGCGGACGGTGCTGCGCCTGGCCCGGCCGTACCTGGGCCGGCTGGTGGGCGCGGGTCTGCTCGCCGCCGCCACCGAGTTCGCCGGGCTCGCCCTGATGGCCACCGCCACCTGGCTGTTGATGAGCGCCGCCGGCCGGCCACCGCTGGACCGGCTCACAGTGGCGATCGTCGCGGTCCGGGCGCTGGCGATCAGCCGGGGCGTGTTCCGCTACACCGAACGGCTCGCCGGGCACGACGCGGTCCTCCGCATGATCACCGACGTCCGGGCCCGGGTCTTCGCCAGCCTCGCCGCCCGCCGCACCGCCGCGCACCGTTCGGGGGACGTGCTGAGCCGGCTGGTCTCCGACGTCGAGGCGGTGCAGGACCTCCTGCTGCGGGTGTTGGTGCCGGGCTCGGCGGCGGCACTGGTCGGAGTGCTGGCGGTGGCCGGGGCGGCGCTGATCTCGCCGCCGGCCGCCGGTGTGCTCACCGCCGGGCTGCTCGTCGCCGGGGTGGCGTTGCCCGCGCTGGCCACCGCGGTCACCAGGCGCAACGCGGCGGAGGTGGCCCCACTGCGCGGCGCGCTGGCCACCGACGCGATCGACCTCACCCACGGCGCCGCCGACCTGGCCGCGTTCGGCGCGACCGACGCCGCCCTGCACGCCGCCGAGCAGCGGGCCGGCCGGATGGCCCGGCTGGAACGCCGCCTCGCCGCCACCGGGTTCGCCGTCGACGCGGCCGGGGTGCTGGTCGCCGGGCTGACCGCCGCCGCGGTGGTGCTGGCCGCGCTGGCCGCGGACGTGCCGGGCGTGCTGGTCGGCGTACTGGCCGTCGGCACCCTGGCGGCCGTCGAGGTGACGCTGGCCCTGGTCTCGGCGGCCCGGCAGTGGACCCAGCTGCGGCCCGGCCTGACCCGGGTGGCCGCCCTACTCGACGTGGACCTGCCGACTGCCCCGCGCGCCGCCGCGGATCCCGGCGCGAATGGCACCGGTGGCCCGGACCGGAGCGGCGCGCACGAGCTGCGCTTCGCCGAGGTGACCGTGCGGTACCGGGCCGGCGCCGCGCCCGCGCTCGACCGGGTGAGCCTGGACCTGCCCGCCGGGCGGCGAATCGCGGTGGTCGGCCCGAGCGGGGCCGGCAAGAGCACACTGGCCGCCGTGCTGACCGGCGCGGTCCGGCCCACGTCCGGCCGGGTCACGCTGGACGGTCGCGACCTGTCGGCGTACGCCGAGGAGGAGCTGCCCCGCGCGGTCGGTGGGCTGCTCGCCGAGGCGTACGTCTTCCACGCCACGGTGCGGGAGAACCTGCTGCTCGGCCGTGCCGGGGCCAGCGACGAGGAGCTGATCGCGGCGACCTCCGCCGCTGGCCTGCTGGAGTGGGTGCACGCCCAGCCGGCCGGATGGGACACGCTGGTCGGCGAGGAGGGCGGTCAGCTCTCCGGCGGCCAGCGGCAGCGACTCGCGCTCGCCCGGGCTCTGCTCGCCGCGCCGCCGGTGCTGGTGCTCGACGAGCCCACCGAGGGGCTGGACCCGACCGCCGCCGACGCCGTGCTCGCCTCCGCCCTGGGCGCCACCCCGGTCGGGCACTCGGTACTCCTGATCAGTCACCGGCTCAGCGGGCTGGCCGAGCTGGACGAGATCGTCGTCCTCGACGGCGGCCGGGTGATCCAGCGCGGCCGGCACGCCGAGCTGGTCACCGCGCCCGGCTGGTACCGGGACCAGTGGCTGCTCCAGGCGGCGGCCGAACGCGGGTACCTGGCTCTGACCCCCTGACCGGGCTCGGGGACGGACCAGGGTTCTCCCGGACGTCGGCGCGCCGCCTTCCGTGGCAGGGTGGTGCCATGCCGCGCTGTGAGGACGTGTTGGTGGAGGAGCACCTGAGGGTGCTTGCCGCCCGGTTGCAGGGCCCGGCCCGACTGAAGTCCGACCTGCTCACCGAGGCCCGGCACGGCCTGCTGGACGCCGTCGAGGCGTACCGCGAGGACGGCCTGCCGCCCACCGAGGCGCAGCGACGCGCGGTGGCCGAGTTCGGCTCACCGGCGCAGCTGCTTCCCTCCTGGCAGGCCGAGCTGGCGGTCGGCGCGCTGCGCGGGCTCTCCCTGAGGATGCTGGCGGTGGCCGGAGTGCTGGTGGTGGCCGGCGACCTGACGTGGCGCGGGGCGAGCTGGAGCGGCGGCCCGCACCCGCCGGCCGTCTACCGGCTGCTCTCCGCCTCGGTCGACTGGATCTGGATCGGCTCGCTGCTGCTCGCGGTGGCTGGCCTGCTGGTGGTGGCGGCGAGCGCCCGGTCCGCCCGGCCGGGCCTGGCCGTTGCGCAGCGCGCGGTGGGCGCCGGCCTGACCGGCACCCTGGTCCTCGGCATGCTGGCCGGCACCGCTCTCTTCGCCTGGTCGATCGGGCTCTGGGACGCGGCGCTGAGCTGGCCACCGATGCTCATCGGGGCGGTGCTGGTCGGCGGCGCCTACTTCTCGCTCGCCCGCGCGGCGCGCGGCTGGCTGCTCGCCACCATCCGCTGAACGGCGGCGACCCGCCGCAGACCCGTCCCGCGAGGCGGTCTGTGACGGTGGCCGGGCCGGGCCGGGCCGGGCCGGCCGGCCACGGCCGCCGAGCGGCTCAGGCCGGGGTGCCGGGTGCGCTGCCGGGGTCGAGGAACCGGCCGACCGTCACGCGGAACTCGTGCCAACCCGCGCGCTCACCGGCCAGCGCCCGCCGGCCGGAGTCGGTGAGCTGGTACGTCCGCCGCTCCCGGCCGTTGACCGTGCTCCAGGTGCTCGCCACGTGCCCGGCGCGCTCCAGGCGGCGCAGCGCCGGATAGATGGTGCCGGTGGGCAGGTCGAGGCTGCCGTCGCTGCGCGCCCGCAGCGCCTCGATGATGGCGTACCCGTGCAGCTCGCCCTGTTCGAGCACGGCGAGCAGCAGTGCGTCGAGGTGGCCGTGCAACTCCTGGGCCTTCATGCGTAGCTACGCTACTTGTCGAACCGCCGGTACGCCACCTGTGGCGTACCGGCGATGACCCGCAGGCCCGACCCGGTGCGCCAGGCGGCCTTCGGGGTGCGGGCACCGGCCGCCCCGGACCGCCGACTAGGGTATGTGCCCAGAGTCACTCGCCGGTCGAAGACGTCGGCGGGTGGGCAACCCGAAGCACACGGAGGTCAGCGTGGCCCGCCAGTCGCCCCAACGGCCCGACGCCGACGAGCCCGAGCTCGACGACACCACCGGCCCGGCCGAGCCAGATCAGGCCGACGAGGCCGAGGAGGCCGACCTCGCGTCGACGTCGGTCGACCGATCGCTCTGGGACGAGCTGCGGATCGACCCGGTGGAGATCGCCCTGCCCGCCGGCTCCGGTTTCACGCTGCGGGCGTACCGGCCGGCGGGGGAGCTGACCCCCACCGACGTGACCGAGCGCGACCAGGACGACCCGTTCCTCGCCCGCCGTCAGGCCATCGAGGAGGAAGAGGACGACGAGACCGTCGTCATCCTCGACGAGGAACTGGCCGAGGAGTTCGCCGAGAGCGACGAGGACGCGGCGTCGCGGCGTCGCGGCCACGCCGACACGGACACCGACGAGACCGACGACGAGAACGCCACGGACGCGGCGGACGACGAGGAGGTGCCGGTCTTCCTCAGCCACCGGGGCAAGCTGCTGCTGTTCAAGACCCCCGAGTCGTTGGTCAGTTTCATCCGGTCCGGCGCCCCAAATGATCTGTCCCAACTGGACAGCTGGAATGAATTGTCCGAACGGGTGGAGCCGGCCGACATCGCGTCGCTCGACGAGGACACCTACGAGCTCGACCTCGTCGTGGAGAACCTGCGCGGCGGGCACGACGCCTGGGATTCGGCCCTGCTGATCAAGGCGGGCGAGGTCGCACGCGACCTGTCGTACGCGTTGCGGCTGCCTGCGGTGCTGGACATGCTCTCCGCCGGCTCCAGCCTCGACGACCTGGACGAGGCGCTGCGGGCGACCGCCAACGGCGGGATCGGCGGTTTCATGGGCCGTCGGCGGCTGAAGAAAATCGGGGCACAAACCGCAAGTTTGGGTTGGCGCACCATTGTCGGCAAGATCTCTGCGGTCGTGGACTGGCGCGACTGACCCGTACCGGGGAGCATCAGTTGCTGGCAGAGGAAAGACCTGTCCCGGGAGGAGGACGACGCCGTGGCGCTCGTGCGCGTGTACTGCGGTCTGGCCTCGGCGGATCCGGCTGACCGACCGGCCTCGGCCGGTTCGACGCTGACGTCCGCTGTGGTCGACGACGCAGGCCGTCTGCTGCATGTCTGCGAGATCGGCGACGACGCGGCTGGCTACGCCCAGCTCGTCGCGCTGCTCGTGGAGCGGTCGGGCGGGCCGAGCGGTGCGGCCATCGCCGCCGACAGCGACGACCACACGGTCATCTCGCTGCTGAGCGCGGCGGGTCGGCCGCTGGCGATCGCGGACGACGACTCGGTGGACGACTTCGCCGAGCGGTTCGCCGACGACGACTCCCTGGAGGAGATGCAGTCGCCGCCAGCCGAACGACGCGCCGTCGGGCTGGCCCGCGC
Above is a window of Micromonospora coriariae DNA encoding:
- a CDS encoding permease prefix domain 1-containing protein: MPRCEDVLVEEHLRVLAARLQGPARLKSDLLTEARHGLLDAVEAYREDGLPPTEAQRRAVAEFGSPAQLLPSWQAELAVGALRGLSLRMLAVAGVLVVAGDLTWRGASWSGGPHPPAVYRLLSASVDWIWIGSLLLAVAGLLVVAASARSARPGLAVAQRAVGAGLTGTLVLGMLAGTALFAWSIGLWDAALSWPPMLIGAVLVGGAYFSLARAARGWLLATIR
- a CDS encoding PadR family transcriptional regulator; this encodes MKAQELHGHLDALLLAVLEQGELHGYAIIEALRARSDGSLDLPTGTIYPALRRLERAGHVASTWSTVNGRERRTYQLTDSGRRALAGERAGWHEFRVTVGRFLDPGSAPGTPA
- a CDS encoding DNA primase encodes the protein MGNPKHTEVSVARQSPQRPDADEPELDDTTGPAEPDQADEAEEADLASTSVDRSLWDELRIDPVEIALPAGSGFTLRAYRPAGELTPTDVTERDQDDPFLARRQAIEEEEDDETVVILDEELAEEFAESDEDAASRRRGHADTDTDETDDENATDAADDEEVPVFLSHRGKLLLFKTPESLVSFIRSGAPNDLSQLDSWNELSERVEPADIASLDEDTYELDLVVENLRGGHDAWDSALLIKAGEVARDLSYALRLPAVLDMLSAGSSLDDLDEALRATANGGIGGFMGRRRLKKIGAQTASLGWRTIVGKISAVVDWRD